The proteins below come from a single bacterium genomic window:
- a CDS encoding site-specific integrase, producing PDQGAAAVIKFALYTGLRRGEIFKLEWSNVDVDRKIITLRNPKGGTDQNLPISKEAAEVIKALPKSNSLWVFPSSKTGGKRKCIRGAWAEIRKAANLPSNFRFHGLHHHFASALVSGGIDLYVVQKLLTHKDAATTQRYAHLSDNALRKAVDISAEILRPKSKTEKIINFFK from the coding sequence GGCCGGATCAGGGCGCGGCGGCGGTCATCAAATTCGCGCTTTATACCGGGCTCCGAAGGGGCGAGATTTTCAAGCTGGAATGGTCCAACGTGGACGTGGATAGGAAGATAATAACCCTTAGAAATCCGAAGGGCGGAACCGACCAGAATTTACCGATTTCAAAAGAAGCCGCCGAAGTCATAAAAGCACTTCCGAAATCCAACAGTTTATGGGTTTTTCCGTCCTCGAAAACAGGCGGAAAACGGAAGTGTATAAGGGGCGCATGGGCTGAAATTCGGAAGGCCGCAAATTTGCCGTCAAATTTCCGCTTTCACGGCCTCCATCACCACTTCGCCAGTGCGCTTGTTTCAGGAGGTATTGACCTCTATGTTGTGCAAAAACTTTTAACACATAAAGACGCGGCTACAACGCAGAGATACGCGCATTTATCGGATAATGCGCTACGAAAAGCGGTCGATATTTCCGCCGAAATATTGAGGCCGAAATCAAAAACCGAAAAAATAATCAATTTTTTCAAATAA
- a CDS encoding DNA-binding protein, with protein sequence MKLIEISKAKPGEMPISKHTAYKWHSQGKYPRLILKVLNKVFFDAEEWEAMVSKTKISTSQY encoded by the coding sequence GTGAAACTCATCGAGATCAGCAAGGCCAAGCCCGGAGAAATGCCCATATCCAAGCACACCGCCTACAAATGGCACTCTCAGGGGAAATACCCTCGTCTAATACTCAAGGTACTAAACAAGGTGTTTTTTGATGCGGAGGAGTGGGAAGCTATGGTGAGCAAAACTAAAATTTCTACTTCACAATACTAG
- the rnr gene encoding ribonuclease R, whose protein sequence is MMPSREEIVSFLLDSAPSPMTALELRERFSVAETEAPRFLALLSELVTEGRAVEIKGGRYAHPSRVGLVVGRISMHRDGFGFVDRRESGAPDLFVGNRELAGAMHGDMVIARVEKSGPKPSGSVIRILKRGTERIIGKVRMRGKYALVAPLDERFNENVYVHLDDLGGAVDGQLVQVELTAYPSQGEPPAGIVVHVLGYQGDKDAEAGAIALKHKVRIDFPDTVLRDAEKFPRKVAAADISGREDLRFVPFVTIDGEKAKDFDDAVHVEEGPGGSLILRVAIADVSHYVVPGTPVDSEALLRGTSTYFPDRVFPMLPEALSNNLCSLVPREDRLTMVAQMEFTKGGRRKAQRFFPAVIRSVHRLTYNKVARILDDPDCEEATVYADVADGLHRMWSLASLIRARRKERGSIDFDLPEAEIILDISGRPEDIVRSERNRAHYLIEEFMIAANEAVAEFLEDKGIPAPFRIHEEPDAGKVEEFKKFIHNFGYFIRTEGKLKPGDFQALVEKTEGKPEARMINQVMLRTMKKAVYHYENLGHFGLASTHYLHFTSPIRRYPDLFVHRILKMAIKPKGIPKKKKEELREMLSVECPRLSDCERGSEAAEREAVAWKKCQFMADKVGERYWGFVTGVATFGFFVELEQYFVEGLVHVSSLKDDFYHYNEEQQTLMGERGRRTFRIGDRIEVILERVDESRRQIDFTVLPPPELPVSRETKPGSREFPGQREARGRKPKEGERGPGEQKPREQKPGEPKAREQRGRRRGKKR, encoded by the coding sequence ATGATGCCAAGCCGTGAAGAGATTGTCTCTTTTCTCCTCGATTCGGCCCCTTCGCCGATGACGGCGCTGGAGCTTCGGGAAAGATTTTCGGTGGCCGAGACGGAGGCCCCGAGGTTTCTGGCCCTCCTTTCGGAGCTTGTGACGGAGGGGCGGGCCGTGGAGATCAAGGGCGGGCGCTACGCTCACCCTTCACGGGTGGGGCTCGTGGTGGGGCGCATTTCGATGCACCGCGACGGCTTCGGCTTCGTGGACAGGCGCGAATCGGGCGCGCCGGATCTCTTCGTCGGCAACCGCGAGCTTGCTGGAGCGATGCACGGCGATATGGTCATCGCCCGCGTTGAGAAATCCGGGCCTAAGCCCTCGGGCAGCGTGATACGGATTTTAAAGCGCGGCACGGAGAGGATTATCGGCAAGGTGCGGATGCGCGGCAAGTACGCCCTCGTCGCGCCGCTGGACGAGCGTTTCAACGAGAACGTCTACGTCCACCTCGACGATCTGGGCGGGGCGGTTGACGGCCAGCTGGTGCAGGTGGAGCTTACCGCTTACCCCTCGCAGGGGGAGCCGCCGGCGGGCATCGTCGTCCACGTACTCGGCTATCAGGGCGACAAGGACGCGGAGGCGGGCGCGATAGCCCTGAAACACAAGGTGCGGATTGATTTTCCCGATACGGTGCTTCGCGACGCGGAAAAATTCCCGAGGAAGGTCGCCGCCGCTGATATCAGCGGGCGGGAGGACCTCCGCTTTGTCCCCTTCGTGACCATCGACGGCGAGAAGGCAAAGGATTTCGACGACGCGGTCCACGTCGAGGAGGGGCCGGGGGGCTCGCTTATCCTCAGGGTCGCCATCGCGGACGTCTCCCACTACGTGGTCCCCGGCACTCCGGTAGATTCGGAGGCGCTCCTGCGCGGGACTTCGACCTACTTCCCCGACAGGGTCTTCCCGATGCTGCCCGAGGCGCTCTCCAACAACCTGTGCAGCCTCGTCCCCCGCGAGGACAGGCTCACGATGGTCGCCCAGATGGAGTTCACGAAGGGCGGGAGGCGGAAGGCTCAGAGGTTTTTCCCGGCGGTTATCCGCAGCGTCCACCGGCTGACCTATAACAAGGTGGCGAGGATTCTGGACGACCCGGACTGCGAGGAGGCTACGGTCTACGCCGACGTTGCCGACGGCCTCCACAGGATGTGGAGCCTCGCCAGCCTTATCCGCGCGCGGCGCAAGGAGCGCGGCTCGATAGACTTCGACCTCCCGGAGGCGGAGATAATACTGGACATCAGCGGCAGGCCCGAGGACATAGTCCGCAGCGAACGGAACCGCGCCCACTACCTCATAGAGGAGTTCATGATCGCCGCTAACGAGGCGGTGGCGGAATTTCTCGAAGACAAGGGGATTCCGGCCCCCTTCCGCATCCACGAGGAGCCCGACGCGGGGAAGGTGGAGGAGTTCAAGAAATTCATCCACAATTTCGGCTATTTCATACGCACGGAGGGGAAACTGAAACCCGGCGACTTCCAGGCTCTGGTGGAGAAGACCGAGGGCAAGCCCGAGGCGCGGATGATCAACCAGGTGATGCTACGGACGATGAAAAAGGCCGTCTACCACTATGAGAATCTCGGCCATTTCGGCCTCGCCTCCACCCACTACCTCCACTTCACCTCGCCCATCCGCCGCTATCCTGATCTCTTCGTCCACCGCATACTGAAAATGGCGATAAAGCCGAAGGGGATCCCGAAAAAAAAGAAGGAGGAGCTGAGGGAGATGCTCTCTGTGGAGTGCCCCCGCCTCTCCGACTGCGAAAGAGGTTCCGAGGCGGCCGAGAGGGAGGCGGTGGCGTGGAAGAAGTGCCAGTTCATGGCCGACAAGGTCGGAGAGCGTTACTGGGGCTTCGTGACCGGCGTCGCCACCTTCGGCTTTTTCGTGGAGTTGGAGCAGTATTTCGTGGAGGGGCTGGTCCACGTCTCAAGCCTGAAAGACGATTTCTACCACTACAACGAGGAGCAGCAGACCCTGATGGGCGAGCGGGGAAGAAGGACCTTCCGCATCGGCGACCGGATAGAGGTAATCCTGGAGAGGGTGGACGAATCGAGAAGGCAGATAGACTTCACCGTCCTGCCGCCGCCGGAGCTGCCGGTTTCGCGCGAGACGAAACCCGGCTCCAGGGAATTCCCCGGACAGAGGGAGGCGAGAGGGCGAAAGCCCAAGGAAGGGGAGCGAGGGCCGGGCGAGCAAAAGCCCCGCGAGCAAAAGCCCGGAGAGCCCAAGGCGCGGGAGCAAAGGGGCCGCCGCAGGGGTAAGAAGCGTTGA
- a CDS encoding YgiQ family radical SAM protein — translation MGVPLSEAFLPEAPENEEDRFDVVIVTGDAYVDHPSFGSAMIGRYLESLGYRVGILSQPKWTGAEEFRRFGRPRLFFGVTAGNVDSMVANYTPDRRKREHDEYSPGGVPGKRPDHAALVYAQRCKEAYPDVPVVMGGIEASLRRLSHFDFVQQKVRGSILADAKADFLVYGMGERAIKSIAEGLSAGKKPEELRWIRGTAYLASEAPAEEGVLLLPSAEETIKEYDSFYEFHKMFRQAASKPYPPKMAQPHGARFVVVNQPADPLTPEELNSLYELPFSRAVPPRYAALGGVPAIETVRFSIVTHRGCYGGCSFCALYAHQGKGIVSRPAEGILGEVQRIALRPDFRGTIPDIGGPTANMYGTKCNKGSGEGRFGCERQSCLYPEVCKNLETSGAPYLELLRSVRRVQGVKHLFIASGLRHDLLVLGPQRRLFREIVQYHVGGQMKIAPEHVSARPLRLMKKPPLRVYTEFLKLFEQMARECGKELYPIPYLIAGHPGSNLEDALDLARYVRQRGRSIEQAQQFTPTPMTDSTCMYVTRRDPETGEGIFIPSGAEAKIQKSLLQLNSPRALEKVTAYFERIGKSGMIADLVRGRGPAPARAGFNRHPARDTSGAGGRERFGSRPADDANKPQSWKKKI, via the coding sequence ATCGGAGTCCCCTTGTCAGAAGCTTTTTTGCCGGAAGCGCCGGAAAACGAAGAGGACCGTTTCGACGTCGTCATCGTAACCGGCGACGCCTACGTGGACCACCCCTCCTTCGGTTCGGCGATGATCGGCCGTTATCTCGAATCTCTCGGCTACCGGGTGGGAATTCTCTCCCAGCCCAAATGGACCGGCGCGGAGGAATTCCGCCGTTTCGGCAGGCCGCGCCTCTTTTTCGGCGTCACCGCCGGAAACGTCGATTCCATGGTCGCGAACTACACCCCCGACCGCAGAAAACGCGAGCACGACGAGTACTCGCCCGGCGGAGTGCCCGGCAAACGGCCCGACCACGCCGCTCTTGTCTACGCCCAGAGGTGCAAGGAAGCCTATCCCGACGTTCCCGTCGTAATGGGGGGGATAGAAGCCAGCCTTCGCAGGCTCTCCCACTTCGATTTCGTACAGCAAAAAGTGCGCGGCTCGATTCTCGCCGACGCCAAGGCGGATTTTCTGGTCTACGGGATGGGCGAGCGGGCGATAAAATCGATAGCCGAAGGGCTTTCGGCCGGAAAAAAGCCGGAGGAGCTTCGCTGGATACGCGGAACGGCCTATCTCGCTTCCGAAGCGCCCGCCGAGGAGGGGGTTTTGCTCCTCCCCTCCGCCGAAGAGACGATCAAGGAATACGACTCCTTTTACGAATTTCACAAGATGTTCCGTCAGGCCGCCTCCAAACCCTACCCGCCGAAGATGGCGCAGCCCCACGGCGCGCGCTTCGTCGTCGTGAACCAGCCCGCCGACCCGCTGACCCCGGAGGAGCTTAACTCCCTCTACGAACTGCCTTTCTCAAGGGCGGTTCCCCCGCGCTACGCGGCGCTTGGCGGAGTACCGGCGATAGAGACGGTGCGCTTCTCGATCGTGACCCACCGGGGCTGTTACGGGGGCTGCTCCTTTTGCGCCCTTTACGCCCATCAGGGGAAGGGGATCGTCAGCCGCCCGGCGGAGGGGATACTGGGCGAGGTCCAGAGAATCGCCCTTCGGCCCGATTTTCGGGGGACGATTCCCGATATCGGCGGCCCCACCGCCAACATGTACGGGACAAAATGCAACAAGGGTTCCGGCGAGGGGCGCTTCGGCTGCGAGAGGCAAAGCTGCCTCTACCCCGAGGTCTGCAAAAACCTCGAAACCTCCGGCGCGCCCTATCTGGAACTTCTTCGCTCGGTGCGGAGGGTTCAGGGGGTGAAGCACCTCTTCATCGCCTCCGGCCTCCGCCACGACCTTCTTGTTCTGGGGCCGCAGAGGCGGCTCTTTCGTGAAATTGTCCAATACCACGTAGGAGGCCAGATGAAGATCGCCCCCGAGCACGTCTCGGCGCGCCCCCTGCGGCTGATGAAGAAGCCGCCCCTTCGCGTCTACACCGAATTTCTCAAGCTCTTCGAGCAGATGGCGCGGGAGTGCGGGAAGGAGCTCTATCCCATCCCCTACCTTATCGCGGGCCACCCCGGCTCCAACCTCGAAGACGCCCTCGATCTGGCCCGCTACGTGCGGCAGAGGGGGCGCTCCATCGAGCAGGCCCAGCAGTTCACCCCGACCCCCATGACCGATTCCACCTGCATGTACGTCACCCGGCGCGACCCGGAGACCGGCGAGGGAATCTTCATCCCCTCCGGGGCCGAGGCAAAGATTCAAAAATCCCTTTTGCAGCTCAACTCCCCGAGGGCGCTGGAAAAGGTCACCGCCTACTTCGAGCGCATCGGAAAATCAGGAATGATCGCGGACCTCGTCAGGGGGCGCGGACCCGCTCCGGCCAGAGCCGGCTTTAACCGCCACCCGGCAAGGGACACTTCCGGCGCGGGCGGCCGCGAAAGGTTCGGAAGCCGCCCGGCAGACGACGCGAACAAGCCTCAGAGCTGGAAGAAAAAGATTTAA
- a CDS encoding TraB/GumN family protein — protein sequence MAEEEKKSGVTRLELPGGRVVHLVGTAHVSKESVEEVRRTVEELKPDTVCVELDEQRLNTLKNPRMWETLNLGAAIRQGKGPFLLANLALSVFQRKMGLKTGVKPGAELLEAVNAAEDNGAKVALVDRNIRTTLLRVWRTTGFWKKNMLISTIAVSAFEDVEVDEEALAKLRERDALTAMMEELSEFLPSVKATLIDERDKYMAAKIKGSEGQNIVAVVGAGHIPGISRLIYEDIPDAEVAKLDEIPPKPLISEILPWTIPALIVAVLVAGFFFADPAKLQNALWALILGPGILSALGTIAAFGHPVTVISAFLCAPITVLHPAIGAGMVTGVVQAYVGKPKVKDLENLWEELSHWKGWWKNRVSRIFLVFMFSSWGSAMGAFIAFKWLKDLF from the coding sequence ATGGCTGAAGAAGAGAAAAAAAGCGGAGTAACCCGCCTTGAACTCCCCGGCGGGAGGGTAGTCCACCTCGTCGGCACCGCCCACGTCTCCAAAGAGAGCGTCGAGGAGGTCCGCCGCACCGTCGAGGAGCTGAAACCCGACACGGTCTGCGTCGAACTCGACGAACAGAGGCTTAATACCCTCAAAAACCCCCGGATGTGGGAGACGCTGAACCTCGGCGCGGCGATACGGCAGGGCAAGGGCCCCTTTTTGCTCGCCAACCTCGCCCTCAGCGTCTTTCAGCGCAAGATGGGGCTAAAGACCGGCGTCAAGCCGGGCGCGGAACTCCTTGAGGCGGTGAACGCCGCCGAGGACAACGGGGCGAAGGTCGCGCTTGTCGACCGCAACATACGCACCACCCTCCTTCGCGTCTGGCGCACCACCGGCTTCTGGAAAAAGAACATGCTGATAAGCACCATCGCCGTCAGCGCCTTCGAGGACGTGGAGGTGGACGAGGAGGCGCTCGCCAAGCTGCGCGAGCGCGACGCCCTGACCGCGATGATGGAGGAGCTTTCCGAATTCCTCCCCTCCGTCAAGGCCACCCTCATCGACGAGCGCGACAAGTACATGGCGGCGAAGATAAAAGGCTCGGAAGGGCAGAACATCGTCGCCGTGGTCGGCGCTGGCCACATCCCCGGCATTTCGCGGCTTATCTACGAAGACATTCCCGACGCCGAGGTCGCGAAGCTCGACGAAATACCCCCGAAGCCCCTTATCTCCGAAATACTTCCCTGGACGATACCGGCGCTCATCGTGGCGGTGTTGGTCGCCGGATTTTTCTTCGCCGACCCCGCCAAGCTGCAAAACGCTCTCTGGGCGCTGATTCTCGGCCCCGGAATACTCTCCGCCCTCGGCACGATAGCCGCTTTCGGCCACCCGGTTACGGTCATCAGCGCCTTTTTGTGCGCTCCGATAACGGTGCTCCACCCCGCCATAGGCGCGGGGATGGTGACCGGCGTGGTTCAGGCCTACGTCGGAAAGCCGAAGGTCAAGGATCTGGAAAATCTCTGGGAGGAGCTTTCCCACTGGAAGGGCTGGTGGAAAAACCGGGTCAGCCGCATCTTCCTCGTCTTCATGTTCTCATCGTGGGGGAGCGCGATGGGGGCGTTTATAGCCTTTAAGTGGCTTAAGGATTTGTTCTAA